GCGAAACTCCTCGGGAAACACATCGCCCGGCGAGACGCTGTACCACGGCTCACCGGACAGCTCATCCTCCGGGTGGCGCGGCGGGGGAATATCGCGGAAATTCACCTCAGTCATATAGCAAATTTCATCGTAATCGTAGAACACCACCCGACCGTGGCGCGTCACGCCAAAGTTTTTAAACAGCATATCGCCAGGGAAAATATTGGCGGCGGCAAGCTGGCGGATGGCGTTACCGTACTCTTCAATCGCATCGCGTAGCGCCTGGCCTTCTGACTGCTCAAGCCAGATATTGAGCGGCACCATACGGCGCTCGATATAAAGGTGGCCAATCACGATTTTATCCCCCAGATCGGTGATCTTCCCCGGCGCTTCCTGCATTAACAGCGCCATCAGCGCCGGATCGATCTGCTGTTTATCCAGCACGAAATTTTCGAACTCCTGGGTATCGGCCATGCGTCCGACGCGGTCGTGCTCTTTCACCAGCTGATAGCAGGCGCGGACGTGGGCGGCGGTCATCTCTTTCTGCGGGGCGAATGTGTCTTTGATGATCTTAAACACGCGGTCAAAGCCCGGCAGGGTGAAAACCAGCATCACCATCCCGCGGATGCCGGGGGCTTCGATAAATTGCTCATCCGCGCTGGCGATATAGTGAAGGTATTCCCGGTAACTTTCGGTTTTGGCGTGTTTCTGACAGCCAATCGCCATGTACAGCTCGGCGGTGGTTTTACCCGGCAGGATCTCGCGCAGCCATTCAACCAGCGCCGCAGGCAGCGGAGCGTATACCATGAAATAGGACCGGGCAAAGCCGAACACAATGCTGGCCTCTGCGCTGGTGGTCAGGCAGGTATCGATAAACAGTTCACCTTCATCGGTGCGGTGAATGGGCAGCAGAAACGGCACGGTGGCGGAGGGCGTAACCAGCTTGCCGACCAGCCAGGCCGCTTTATTGCGGTAGAAAAGCTCGTTGGCCACCTGTAAATGGCTGTTCCTGAGCACCTCTGCGCCAAAGGTTTCGATGAGATGCGCGATGATATAGCCGATATCCCGGGTTTTATTTTCCCAGGGCAAACGCAGGGGCAGGTCCGTTAACACGCGATGGAGCAGCGGTTCCCAGCCGCGATCGGGAAAAAAATCTTTCGCCAGCGGGCGCGGGATAGTACGAAATCGGCGCTCCGGCTGGGAGCTGAAAATAAATAGCCGCTCGGGAGATAACGAGCGGTGGTCAAATAACCGGCAATAGACAGAGTTAAAAAAGCTCTCTGCAATCTCGAAGCGAGGGTAATCGGGCAACAACTGGGTGTATTGCTCTTTCACGCGCAGCAGAAACGCCGCGTCCGGGCTTTTGCCGTCGGTGATACAGCGCAGCTGCTCCACCACAAGCCCTACGTGATGATCGTAGAGATGAATACGCTGCTTCATGGCCTGCTGAACCGCATGCCAGTCGGCCTGCTCGAAGCGTTGCTGCGCGCCCGAGGTGACCTCCAGAAAACGACCATACTGGGCGTCGAAGCCCTGCAAAATAGTCTGTGCTATCAGTAATTCCAGGCCACGCGGCATATTTTCCTCCAGTACCCCTCACCCTAACCCTCTCGCCCGGAGAGGGCCGGGATGAAGGGGAAATATCAGAACTGGGCTTCTTCAGTTGAACCCGTTAACGCGGTGACGGAGGAGGTTCCGCCCTGGATAATGGTGGTGACGTTATCGAAGTAGCCGGTTCCCACCTCCTGCTGGTGCGACACAAAGGTATAGCCGTCTTTGCCGGCGGCGAACTCTGGCTGTTGTACCTTCTCAACATAGTGCTTCATGCCCTCGCCCTGCGCGTAAGCGTGCGCCAGGTCGAACATGTTGAACCACATGCTGTGGATCCCCGCCAGGGTGATGAACTGGTATTTGTAGCCCATATCCGAGAGCTGCTGCTGGAAGCTGGCGATCGTCTCGTCGTCCAGTTTCTTCTGCCAGTTGAAGGACGGCGAGCAGTTGTAGGCCAGCAGTTTGCCCGGATATTTGGCATGGATGGCATCGGCAAAACGTTTAGCCAGCGCCAGGTCCGGCGTGGAGGTTTCACACCAGACAAGGTCTGCGTAAGGCGCATAGGCCAGGCCGCGGCTGATGGCCTGCTCTATACCCGCATGGGTGCGATAGAACCCTTCGCTGGTGCGCTCGCCGGTAATAAACTCGCTGTCGTACGGGTCACAGTCAGAGGTGATCAGATCAGCCGCGTCCGCATCGGTACGGGCGATCACCAGCGTGGGCACGCCAAGCACGTCGGCTGCCAGACGCGCTGCAACCAGCTTCTGAATCGCTTCCTGTGTCGGAACCAGCACCTTGCCGCCCATGTGCCCACACTTCTTCACCGACGCCAGCTGGTCTTCGAAGTGAACGGCCGCTGCACCGGCTTCAATCATCGATTTCATCAGCTCGAATGCGTTGAGCACGCCGCCAAAACCGGCTTCTGCATCCGCAACGATCGGCAGGAAGTAGTCAACAAAGCGCGGATCGTTTGGCTCGATACCTGCCGCCCACTGGATCTGATCCGCACGGCGGAAGGTGTTGTTGATCCGATCAACCACCGACGGCACGGAGTTCGCCGGGTAGAGCGACTGATCCGGATACATACTGGAGGCCAGGTTGGCATCTGCTGCAACCTGCCAGCCTGAAAGATAGATGGCTTCAATCCCGGCCTTCGCCTGCTGCAGCGCCTGCCCCCCGGTCAGCGCGCCCAGGCTGTTGATGTAGCCTTTTTTGGCACCGCCGTGCAGCAGTGCCCACATTTTTGCCGCACCATGCTGTGCGAGCGTGCATTCCGGGTTGACCGAGCCGCGTAATTTCACCACTTCCTCTGCGCTGTAGGGGCGACGGATGCCTTCCCAGCGCGGTTGTGTCCACTCTTTCTGTAACTCTTCGATCTGTTGGGTACGGGTTTTCATGTGCAGATGCTCCATATTGTTATGTGGTGAATTACGCCAGGAAGCGGTAGCCCGGCAGGGTAAGGAAGTCGATTAAGTCATCTGAAGTGGTGATTTGCTCCATCAGGCGGGCAGCCTCGTTAAAGCGTCCGCTGCTGAAGCGGTGCTCGCCCAGCTCGTCCTGGATCACCCGCATCTCCTCAGCCAGCATCTGGCGGAACAATTCTTTGGTGACGGGCTTACCGTTGCTGAGCGTTTTTTGGTGATGGATCCACTGCCAGATAGAGGTGCGTGAGATCTCCGCCGTAGCCGCATCTTCCATCAGGCCGTAGATTGGGACGCAGCCGTTACCGGAGATCCACGCCTCGATGTACTGCACGGCAACGCGAATATTGGCGCGCATGCCCTCTTCGGTGCGTTCGCCCTCGCACGGGGCGAGCAGCTGCTCTTCAGCCGTGGGAGCATCGTTTTCACGGGTGACAAACAGCTGATTTTTGTTGTCGCCGAGCACGCGGTTAAATACCTCCATCGCCGTATCGGCCAGGCCCGGGTGGGCAATCCACGTACCGTCGTGGCCATTGAGGGCTTCCAGCTCTTTATCGGCTTTTACCTTGTTGAGCACCTGATTGTTGCGCTCAGGATCTTTGCTCGGGATAAACGCCGCCATACCGCCCATCGCAAAGGCGCCGCGCTTGTGGCAGGTCTTGATCAGCAGGCGCGAGTAGGCGCTCAGGAAGGGTTTATCCATGGTGACGACCTGACGATCCGGTAACACGCGGTCGGGATGGTTTTTCAGGGTTTTGATATAGCTGAAGATATAGTCCCAGCGCCCGCAGTTCAGGCCAACAATATGGTCACGCAGCGCGTGCAGGATTTCATTCATCTGGAATACGGCAGGCAGCGTTTCGATCAGCAGCGTGGCTTTGATGGTGCCGCGAGGCAGGTCGAAGCGATCCTCCGCATAGCTGAACACCTCACTCCACCAGGCGGCCTCCTGCCAGGCCTGCGTTTTCGGCAAATAGAAATAGGGGCCGCTGCCTTTCGCCAGCAGCTTTTTATGGTTGTGGAAGAAATAGAATGCAAAATCGAACAGGCTGCCCGGGATGGCTTCTCCGCGCCAGGTAACATGCTTTTCAGGCAGGTGTAAACCGCGTACACGGCAGATCAGCACGGCTGGATCGGGTTTAAGCTGATAGATTTTCCCGGCTTCGGTGGTGTAACTGATGGTGCCATTCACGGCGTCGCGCAGGTTAATCTGCCCCTCGATCACCTTACGCCAGTCGGGAGCCAGCGAGTCTTCAAAATCGGCCATAAACACTTTAACGTTGGCGTTCATGGCATTGATCACCATCTTGCGCTCGACCGGGCCGGTGATCTCGACGCGACGATCCTGTAAGTCATCAGGGATACCGCGGATCGTCCACTCACCGCGACGAATGGAAGCAGTTTCCGAAATAAAACCAGGCAGCTTCCCGTTATCAATTTCCTGCTGCTGGTGAACGCGTGCCGCCAGCAGTTTATTACGCTGTGGCGCAAAGCGTGTCACCAACTCGGTCAGGAACTCGACGGCCTCCGGGGTCAAGATCTGCTGTTCCTGCTCACCCTGCGGCTGGTTAAAGGCCAGTTCATCGGCTGTGTTTACCTGCTCAGTCATCATTCTGCTCCTCATTAAAGATCCAAAAAACACACCCCCAATGCGAACGAAAGATCGTTGTGCGGTTTTCGCTCAGCAGAATTAAGACTATCTGTAATTTTTCTAAAATCAAAAACAATTTCCATTTTTAATTTTAAAGTTCTTTAACCACTTGATTAAATTGATATTAAAGTTTTATTTATAGATGGTTGGGATTTCGGAAATAAAAAAGGCACCCGAAGGTGCCTGATATGGACAGCTGAAACGCTTTAGGATCGTTTCAGGTAGCGGATTACTCTAACGTCGGATTCATATGACGCAGATCGTATGGTGTGATCTGGTAGACGTAATAGTTGAGCCAGTTAGTGAACAGCAGATTTCCGTGGCTGCGCCAAGTCGCCCGGGGCGTGTTCTGCGGATCGTTTTTTGGGAAGTAGTTGTACGGGACATCCGGGTTAAGGCCCGCCTCGAGATCGCGGAAAAATTCAGATGCGAGGGTATCGGGATCGTATTCAGGATGGCCCGTGACAAAGGCGATACGTTTGTCTTTACTGGCGAACAGGTACGCATCCCCGTTTTCCGTTTCAGCGAGGATCTCAAGATCGGTATAATCGCGGATCAGCTGCGCCGGGAAGTCTGCGTAACGGGAGTGCGGCGCGAGGAAAGAATCGTCAAAACCGCGC
This region of Enterobacter cancerogenus genomic DNA includes:
- the aceB gene encoding malate synthase A — protein: MTEQVNTADELAFNQPQGEQEQQILTPEAVEFLTELVTRFAPQRNKLLAARVHQQQEIDNGKLPGFISETASIRRGEWTIRGIPDDLQDRRVEITGPVERKMVINAMNANVKVFMADFEDSLAPDWRKVIEGQINLRDAVNGTISYTTEAGKIYQLKPDPAVLICRVRGLHLPEKHVTWRGEAIPGSLFDFAFYFFHNHKKLLAKGSGPYFYLPKTQAWQEAAWWSEVFSYAEDRFDLPRGTIKATLLIETLPAVFQMNEILHALRDHIVGLNCGRWDYIFSYIKTLKNHPDRVLPDRQVVTMDKPFLSAYSRLLIKTCHKRGAFAMGGMAAFIPSKDPERNNQVLNKVKADKELEALNGHDGTWIAHPGLADTAMEVFNRVLGDNKNQLFVTRENDAPTAEEQLLAPCEGERTEEGMRANIRVAVQYIEAWISGNGCVPIYGLMEDAATAEISRTSIWQWIHHQKTLSNGKPVTKELFRQMLAEEMRVIQDELGEHRFSSGRFNEAARLMEQITTSDDLIDFLTLPGYRFLA
- the aceA gene encoding isocitrate lyase, giving the protein MKTRTQQIEELQKEWTQPRWEGIRRPYSAEEVVKLRGSVNPECTLAQHGAAKMWALLHGGAKKGYINSLGALTGGQALQQAKAGIEAIYLSGWQVAADANLASSMYPDQSLYPANSVPSVVDRINNTFRRADQIQWAAGIEPNDPRFVDYFLPIVADAEAGFGGVLNAFELMKSMIEAGAAAVHFEDQLASVKKCGHMGGKVLVPTQEAIQKLVAARLAADVLGVPTLVIARTDADAADLITSDCDPYDSEFITGERTSEGFYRTHAGIEQAISRGLAYAPYADLVWCETSTPDLALAKRFADAIHAKYPGKLLAYNCSPSFNWQKKLDDETIASFQQQLSDMGYKYQFITLAGIHSMWFNMFDLAHAYAQGEGMKHYVEKVQQPEFAAGKDGYTFVSHQQEVGTGYFDNVTTIIQGGTSSVTALTGSTEEAQF
- the aceK gene encoding bifunctional isocitrate dehydrogenase kinase/phosphatase, producing MPRGLELLIAQTILQGFDAQYGRFLEVTSGAQQRFEQADWHAVQQAMKQRIHLYDHHVGLVVEQLRCITDGKSPDAAFLLRVKEQYTQLLPDYPRFEIAESFFNSVYCRLFDHRSLSPERLFIFSSQPERRFRTIPRPLAKDFFPDRGWEPLLHRVLTDLPLRLPWENKTRDIGYIIAHLIETFGAEVLRNSHLQVANELFYRNKAAWLVGKLVTPSATVPFLLPIHRTDEGELFIDTCLTTSAEASIVFGFARSYFMVYAPLPAALVEWLREILPGKTTAELYMAIGCQKHAKTESYREYLHYIASADEQFIEAPGIRGMVMLVFTLPGFDRVFKIIKDTFAPQKEMTAAHVRACYQLVKEHDRVGRMADTQEFENFVLDKQQIDPALMALLMQEAPGKITDLGDKIVIGHLYIERRMVPLNIWLEQSEGQALRDAIEEYGNAIRQLAAANIFPGDMLFKNFGVTRHGRVVFYDYDEICYMTEVNFRDIPPPRHPEDELSGEPWYSVSPGDVFPEEFRHWLCADPRIRPLFEEMHDDLFRADYWRELQTRIKNGHVEDVYAYRRKQRFSIRFSPGEGLECRPGKA